A single Methanolobus sp. ZRKC5 DNA region contains:
- the nudC gene encoding NAD(+) diphosphatase encodes MNTEDRLWESDFLPLIHPPQKKDSNQTYCFAFKNRELLLLNENDSLRLPSFEEIENMGLDVLGTQYLGELRDISCFSAELDSSNAAGPIGENGSFVGIRELTGILEESLAYLAGKAVHIMEWDKNTLFCGRCGSGTSLRENERAKECPECGFLAFPKISPAIIVLIEKDDRVLLARSPHFKPGLYSILAGFVEPGESIEEAVVREVREEVGISIKNVRYFGSQPWPYPDSLMIGFTAEFAEGEIEVDGVEIEEAGWFRKDEIPVIPRNTSISGWLIEHFISKHS; translated from the coding sequence ATGAACACAGAAGACAGATTATGGGAATCGGATTTCCTGCCGTTGATTCATCCCCCGCAAAAAAAAGACAGTAATCAAACTTATTGTTTTGCATTTAAGAACCGTGAGTTATTGCTGCTGAATGAGAATGACAGTTTAAGGCTGCCTTCTTTTGAAGAGATCGAGAATATGGGTCTCGATGTTCTGGGGACCCAGTATCTGGGTGAACTCAGGGATATTTCCTGCTTTTCAGCGGAGCTTGATAGTTCAAATGCTGCTGGGCCGATCGGTGAGAATGGCAGCTTTGTAGGTATTAGGGAGCTGACCGGAATTCTGGAAGAAAGTCTTGCTTATCTTGCGGGAAAAGCTGTTCATATCATGGAGTGGGACAAAAATACTTTATTCTGCGGCAGGTGTGGTTCCGGGACATCGCTTAGAGAGAATGAACGAGCAAAAGAATGTCCTGAATGTGGATTTCTTGCATTTCCCAAGATTTCCCCCGCTATCATTGTGCTTATAGAAAAGGATGACAGGGTACTGCTTGCTCGCTCTCCACATTTTAAGCCAGGACTTTATAGTATCTTAGCAGGTTTTGTGGAACCCGGTGAGTCAATAGAAGAGGCAGTTGTGAGAGAGGTCAGGGAGGAAGTAGGAATCTCAATAAAGAACGTCAGATATTTTGGCAGTCAGCCATGGCCTTATCCGGATTCGCTTATGATCGGATTTACCGCAGAGTTTGCAGAAGGGGAAATAGAAGTTGACGGTGTTGAAATAGAGGAAGCCGGATGGTTTAGAAAAGATGAGATTCCTGTTATTCCGAGGAATACTAGTATATCGGGATGGTTGATAGAACATTTCATTAGCAAGCATTCATAA
- a CDS encoding IS66 family transposase has product MCIDREEILAVYEAGPEAVVELVTRLLGIIEHQSLQIAQLEERVRHLEEMLEKNSRNSSKPPSTDSYARNKPTVKSQRKKTNKHVGGQNGHPGTTLRINDDPDEVIVHPVNQCVNCGRSLASVPSDYERRQVFDIPPITINCIEHRCEIKTCPKCSHVNKALFPDGVTQPTQYGHRVKSFAVYLHTYQLLPYQRVTKLFSDILGCKISPATLVNTERSCFEKLGAFENTVKHLLKESPVINLDETGMRINAVRNWLHVAGTDKLTYYFAHRKRGSEAMDAMGILPGYTGVATHDFWKPYNKYECQHSLCNAHLLRELTGASENRDQQWPKIMSDLLICIKHHVDNDLLDTELIQRFSEDYDHITCLGVNENPPDPESNVRSKKRGRKKQTTVKNLLDRFIGHKEDILRFMYDQNVPFDNNQAERDIRMTKVQQKISGTFRSEQGAKNFCRIRGYVSTVNKNSESVIDAISAIFYGNSFVSKLQN; this is encoded by the coding sequence ATTTGTATAGACCGCGAAGAAATACTTGCAGTTTATGAAGCTGGTCCAGAAGCAGTAGTAGAACTTGTAACTCGATTACTTGGGATAATTGAACATCAATCTCTCCAAATTGCACAACTTGAAGAGCGTGTCAGGCATTTGGAAGAAATGCTTGAAAAGAATAGTCGCAACAGTAGCAAACCACCTTCTACTGATTCTTATGCACGGAATAAACCAACCGTTAAAAGTCAAAGAAAAAAGACCAATAAGCATGTAGGTGGTCAAAACGGTCATCCTGGTACTACATTAAGAATAAATGATGATCCGGATGAAGTTATTGTTCATCCTGTTAATCAATGCGTCAATTGTGGGAGATCGTTAGCTTCTGTTCCCTCTGACTATGAAAGAAGACAGGTCTTTGACATTCCTCCTATAACTATCAATTGCATTGAACATCGTTGCGAGATTAAAACATGTCCCAAATGTTCTCATGTAAACAAAGCTCTTTTTCCAGATGGTGTAACTCAGCCGACTCAATACGGTCATCGAGTTAAGTCATTTGCAGTTTATTTGCACACTTACCAATTACTTCCTTATCAGCGTGTTACCAAGTTGTTCTCTGATATTTTGGGATGCAAGATAAGTCCTGCTACTTTGGTGAACACGGAACGTAGTTGTTTTGAGAAGCTTGGAGCTTTTGAAAATACAGTGAAACATCTCCTGAAAGAATCTCCTGTCATCAATCTGGATGAAACAGGAATGAGAATAAATGCAGTTCGTAATTGGCTTCATGTGGCAGGTACAGACAAACTGACCTATTATTTTGCACATCGCAAAAGGGGCTCAGAAGCAATGGATGCTATGGGCATATTACCAGGTTACACTGGTGTTGCAACACATGATTTTTGGAAACCGTACAACAAATATGAATGTCAACATTCATTATGTAATGCACATTTATTACGAGAGTTAACTGGAGCTTCCGAAAACAGGGATCAACAGTGGCCAAAGATAATGAGTGATCTCTTGATATGCATTAAACATCATGTTGATAATGATCTTTTAGATACTGAGCTAATTCAAAGGTTCAGTGAGGATTATGATCACATAACTTGTTTAGGAGTGAATGAAAATCCTCCTGATCCGGAATCAAATGTGCGGTCTAAAAAACGAGGACGTAAGAAGCAGACCACGGTAAAGAATTTGCTGGATAGGTTTATTGGCCATAAAGAGGATATCTTACGATTTATGTACGACCAAAACGTTCCGTTTGATAACAATCAGGCTGAAAGAGATATCAGAATGACGAAAGTACAGCAGAAGATATCAGGTACTTTCCGCAGTGAACAGGGTGCAAAAAATTTCTGCCGTATAAGAGGATACGTGTCTACTGTTAATAAGAATTCTGAATCTGTTATCGATGCAATTAGTGCAATATTTTATGGCAATTCATTTGTTTCAAAGTTGCAGAATTGA
- a CDS encoding 2,3-bisphosphoglycerate-dependent phosphoglycerate mutase, whose translation MNYLILVRHGQSRWNLENRFAGWVDVPLSEKGIREAMDCAEELANVELGVAFTSKLSRAQETLFLILAKQKKTGVFLHENKKRDKWSHHPSRFDNSEIPIYSSDSLNERFYGNLQGQNKQEAKEVYGEEQVFIWRRSYDIQPPGGESLKDTYERTIPYFKEHILPQLEEGKNVIVAAHGNSLRSVVKYIENISDGDITKLEIATGKPLYYQFVKGKLIKKECNYSA comes from the coding sequence ATGAACTATCTGATACTGGTAAGACACGGGCAATCAAGATGGAATCTTGAGAACAGGTTTGCAGGGTGGGTCGATGTACCCCTGAGTGAAAAAGGCATTCGTGAAGCAATGGATTGTGCCGAAGAACTTGCAAACGTAGAACTGGGTGTTGCCTTTACATCTAAATTATCCAGAGCACAGGAGACACTGTTTCTGATACTTGCAAAACAGAAGAAAACGGGCGTTTTTCTGCATGAGAACAAAAAAAGGGACAAATGGTCACATCATCCTTCAAGATTCGATAATTCTGAGATACCGATATATTCAAGCGATTCCCTTAACGAAAGATTCTACGGAAACCTGCAAGGCCAGAACAAACAGGAAGCAAAAGAAGTTTATGGGGAAGAACAAGTTTTCATCTGGAGAAGAAGCTATGACATACAGCCTCCGGGTGGTGAAAGTCTCAAGGATACTTATGAGCGCACGATCCCTTATTTTAAGGAACATATTCTCCCTCAGCTTGAAGAGGGGAAAAATGTCATTGTTGCTGCACACGGAAACAGCCTGCGCTCCGTGGTCAAGTACATTGAGAATATCAGTGATGGGGACATAACCAAATTGGAGATCGCAACTGGAAAGCCATTATATTACCAGTTCGTGAAAGGCAAATTAATAAAGAAAGAATGTAACTATTCAGCCTAG